In the Zingiber officinale cultivar Zhangliang chromosome 5A, Zo_v1.1, whole genome shotgun sequence genome, aaagtaatatatggaatttaagttcaGCAATAATAGATAtaataagacaattgttaagataggagatgacaagTTGGCCGGAACCGAGAGTTTTAGATATTTAGggttatttttacaaaatgatggagggagtGAGAGATGTTtgacatagaatacaagcaagatAGTTGAAATGGATGAGAgcatcgggtgttttatgtgatagtaaagtacctctaaaacttaaaggaaaattctataaaaccgcagttggacctgttatgttatatggagctgaatgttgggttatgacttgagcacatgagcataagatgagagttccaaagatgaggatgttaaagtgAATGTGTAGACATGCGAGAatggacaaaaaaaaaaatgaaaacattagagagaaagtcagagttgcatatATTGTGGGAAAACTCTGAGaaacacatttaagatggtacgaccatatacttagacgaccaataaatactccagttaggcgatgtgaaactaggATAAACACGCATATCAACTGAGAAAGAGGTAGACCAAAAAAGacatggttagcaacaataaaacaagataaaatttatttaaatataaatgatgatatagttggAGATAGAACTCAATGATGTAAAATGATCCATATAGTCGACCTCATCTAGTGGGATAAGCCTTGGTGGTTGATGTTGTTTCTTTTGATAAGTTTTTCCATTTTTCACTATttctttaatttctctttttttgctattttttatcCATTACTATTGCAATAGCaacaacataaattttaaaaaggattaatatgaaattttaaaagtttgcAGACTAAATTCTAAAATGATATATTAGGGTTTCAATCAAATCTGAAGCCTATTCTGGCATCATCTTTGGTTCGGAAGGATCAATGGTAGTTTGAACATTGATAACGCCGGAGAGAGACGTTGGCTGGACCAATCAAATTGTCAATGTTTAGTGGCCACATAACAATGAGATTATAATCTAGTAATCAACAGAGTCATCATCAAGCAACTTTATTGGTGTTGGCATTGGCACAAAGGGAGAGCTGCTCCTCGAGAATGTAGTGGAAGGGAATGGGTGGCAAGGAATGGTGatcagagaagaggaaggaggtatAGAACCAAATCATGTTTCAACTGTGATGTCAATTAACATAGCATCAAAAGCGAATTCTATCCTCAAATCATTCAAAAGATTACGATGAAAATGATGGAGTAAAGGGGATAAATATATgagaaagagaaaataaaaaactcacCCACATGAAAATCTCTCTCCCAAATAGATCTAACaccaaataaaaagaaaaattattaatttaaatttgtttgaATATATGAGACACTAACGACTTTTTCTTCGTAAATAAAAACTCTAATTTAACatcttttaaacattatttatatatattttagaaatataaaaaataataaaaaattttaaacaacttAGCCAACTTTAGAATTTTCATCGATTTTAAATAGGATTTGAAAATCTTGACGGTATTAATCCCAATTTTGATAAGCTTGCTCTACAAGTACAATAAACATTGATAAccaagaaacatgaagaagacaATTAAATtgcaaccaacttgattaatcacaaacaataagCAGATTTGTTTTTCCCATTATTTCAATATTTAATAGGTCGCTAACCTCACTGACTAAAACTACGCACTTTATGATGAGTACTAATTGACTTCAAGCTGTCTCTGATCTAGTTTTTAACCCTCTCATTACTAATTCTGTTAGATATCATGTTCAATTCAGTGAATGTTTCATCAATTTCAAAAGTTGGATAACCTTCTCCAAAAGTATCAGCattaattatcattttttataaatttttattttttgttggaaGTTAAAaaataaggtttaaaatttcgacccgtacCGAGGTTTCGGTCCTGGACTGGAATAATACGATTTTGGTACCGTATCGTGTCAATATAATTtcgatatttttaaatataaaatatattaattaaaaactaaaatatttaacataaatatttaaaaaataaacaagataaaaaataatcttttaaaaaaaatatgaaaatagataaataaataaataaataaaaattttattataatttttaaattaaaataaatgaaatataaaattaattagataattttattagggtttaataaagtttctttagattatctccaccATAACTAAGagttgaataaaaaaattaacctaagtttaattaaaaaaaatctgaaatccgaCATCACTCGCGAGCCCGCACGATTTCGGTGTTGTCGCAGGGTTGCGCGAGCAGCCATGGCCGCGGAGATTGCATGACTCCTTCGGCACGACCACGTTGGTTGTGCGACCCCTCTGCAATGCGGTCGCACGATGCCTCCACGACGACAGCGGAAGGGTTATGCAATCTCTTCGTTACTGTTATATGGTCAAGCGACCCCTCTGCTAAGACCACGGGGTCGCGCAACACGTCGCACCTGTCGTGGGTCTGGTGCCAGGGTCGTGCCGGTGTCTGTCACCGAGCGGAACGAGACGTTTCGCCCGTTTCAACCTTTTCGACATGGCACTTTAAACCATGCTAAAAAGTACGCATCATAAATTTAAACTCTAACTACTTATTCTCGATTTAGTTAGATGCTATCAAATTTCTAAGAAAGTCAATCCCCTCCCTGCTTTtaactatttgaaaaatattcaaaTGTGATCTGAACATAGTTCAAAATTTCGTTCCGTGCCAGGCGGAACGGACAAAACTTACTGTTCCGCCCGCGCACCGAAACTGGCACCGAACTACGGAAGATTTCGTCGTGTCATACGTCGCTCGTCGTCGCACGGCAGCATGGACAGCGTCGCCAGAATCTTCCCGTGCCGGCAGAAACGTCGCAAGGCGCCAAAAGCTTCGGGGGCGACGGAGGCGTCGCGACGCGATGTTTCTGGCGACGCCGAAAGCGTCACGGGACGCTTCCGGCACCACCGAAAGCGTCGTCGGACTCCTCCGATGTTGCCGGAGGTGACGCCAGACGCCTCCGGCGCCGTCGGAGGCGTCCGCGCGGCGTCGGATGGGTCGCGACGTCGTGGGTGAGTCGCAGCTTCGGCGTGGTTACTAtgcaaaattaattttgcaatttaaataaatcaaacaattcTCATTCCCACTTAATTgtgatattttaaagaggcttttgtaaaccctaattaaattatccaaataaaatataaaaaaatatatttaaatttttaaaaaaaaataaattttattaaataatattctgaaattttttttactattttaaaaaatctaaaaaattcttaaaaattctaaaaaaatttaaaaaattctaataaatcaaatttttattcttatatatttttttaattattttatatttttttactgttttaatatttaattgatattctagtttttttactattttaaatatatattatttaaactattaattaattaaataaacagatagttaatttatatgattattatatataaaatagtattttgtattaatttatataattatgattatttactCTGGACATTGGAGAACTATAAAGGTTATCTAAGTAAAATATTACAAGAATCATTGCTTccatttaacatattatattatgatgtatcaattttaattaaaattatttatacatcaattgtttttttaaaaaacctatatttaattattttttataacaatattaagttatttaataatggagaacttatataaaatcaatatataacttatttttaaattatacacaataaatatatttatctaataattactatatatatatatatatatatatatatataataccgaaactgtatcggcacggcacgatacgattccgaaaccgtatcattccggtctaggaccgaaacctcggcacgggtcaaaATTTTAAAGCTTGGATCTGAATATAAAAAATACGAAGATTAATATTATTGAAAAACAAACAACAGGAAGACAAATATTTGACCtcgaaaagaaaatgaaattgatCTTGCAAAATGGAAATTCGATTGCTTCAAATATCTGATTAGATTCATCAATAAAATTGATTAGAACTAGAAATGCAGTATAATTTTCTGAAAACCAAAACTatgaaaaaaatttcaataaattcTGTGAAAAAGTGCTCACAAGTCACACCTTAAAGTTTGTGCAAGTGCCGATAGAAGCCAATGAGTGAATAATGTCGTCACCAAAGAGGTGGTCCTGCTGTCACAACAAAGGTGGTCATCTGTGTTTGCCACTTCGCAAAGAGGGAGACTAGGAGAGAAGGATCGTGGGATCATGTTGTTGGCTTGACAAGTTGTGAAGGTAGACATTGTAAGAAGGCTAGGCCATTAACATAGTAGACACCTAATTCTATTAGTGTGTtaacaaccaccaccgccaaaAAAATGCAATAACAACCAACCCTTTATTTCACTAAGTGGGATCGGCTATATAGATCCTCCTATGCTATTGAActatatcccctactatatcatcatgtaTACTTAAACGAACTTTATCCTCTTTTATCCTTCCTAATCAAATCTTCTTTGGTTTCTCTTCGTCGATTAAAGTGTGTATTTGTCATGGCCTCACGTCACTTAACTAAGACATTTATTGGTCTCCTAAATATATATCGGtatcatcttaaacatgtctctcgaAATTTTCAATCAATAGGCATTACTCCGACTTTATCTTGTCCATCCTTTTATGTtcacacatccatcttaatatcTTCATCTCTACAACTCACATTTCTTGCTTGTGTAGTCGTTTTCTAGTccaacattcaacttcatataacatagtaggtttaactatcattttataaaatttctctttaagaTTTAGAGCTACCTTacgatcacaaagaacatcatatGTCCTACTCTATTTTAGTCATTCTTCTTGTATTCTATATAAAACATCTCTATGAATGCCTCCATGATTTTGCAAAACAAGTTTAGATACTCAAAGCTCTTAGTTATAAGTCCTCTCCTATCCTAACAATTTTCTTACTATGTCTAATATTCATAGATTCAATCTTTACTCTACTATGCCTAAAACCTTATACTTCTAATGTTTCTCACCATGATTCAAGCTTATCATTTACTTCTTCATGCGTTTCATCAACTAGAATAATGTCATCACCAACAACATACACCATGATAACTTGTTTAGATGTGTCCAATTTACCAACTAGTGTAAAAAAAATAGACTTAGAAATAATCCTTGGTATAACTCCATCGTAATGGAAAACAATTCGTAACCTGCTCGGACTCTTCATTCTTgcgttacatcctcgtacatatcctttaTTTCAATATACGATATGCTAACAcatttcttttctagaattctccatataagcTTCTGTTGTAAACCTTACAAGTGtgaatttaaattgattttcaatcacCTTAACCTCCTTAATTTTTACTATCACTTTTTTCCAACGTTTCataatatgactcattagtttaatgttAGTgtaatttgcataattttatgtCTCGGTTTTTATATCAGAGACATTGTACATTttcttcattttcaatatcagatTGAATAACTTCATAAATCGTTTAATTCTCTACTTCCGTAGGCACTACTTCTATTTGATGGATTCATATATAATATGTCTATGTTTTACATTGATAGACAATCTAACATAACCATCCTCCTATATTCGAACTTGGAATCGACCATGACAATATTCGTCATGGGCGGGCTTACTACCAccccaaaaaataataaaaattataataaattttaaaacaaaacaaaagattcTAAATTTTGATAGGACACCGAAGTACCTTATTTTTTTCCCATAATCATAGAAAGCATATGCCTTGCGCTAAATGGCACATTCAATGAAGCTTGACAATGATTGATGTAGGCCTAGAACCTAGTTGTGATGGCCTTACATTTAAGGATTTTATTAAATCTTTAATGATTAGGCAACCCAGTCGACTTCCTAACAAAGGGTACAAATGTGTTATGTTAAAAATGTACAACTCGATGCAAAAAATGAACACAAATCAAAGTTGCGGATAACTGCACCAAACCTACAAGCAGGGTGTTGTTTGGCTTTCATGATTATGACCAGGATAATGAAAAGAGCTGTGATAAATGGAAGTGTCCAATGTATTATTAGCATAGATCGCCTTTAGTTGCACGCATTGAAAACAGAAGACAATGTACttccaacaaaaaaaaaacaaaagaagcaaaaaaaaaaagaaatgaaaagaaaaggaggTAGATTGTTCCTTAATAAAACTGGGTTAAGGTTGAATTGATTCCAGAAGATGATGGGATACAAGAAACGTTCAAATAtatattgaaaatttttctatatATAGAACCAGTGATTAAAATCTCGCGCCAAACCACCCATACCGAGTGAACATTTTGTTCCACTCGAAGACCGAAATCGGCACCGGCACTCCAAAAGTTACAAGGCCCACGGCCGGCCTTAGAGGCATTGTGCGAGCCCCGCAGCCACAGCAAACTCATCGCGCAAGCTCGTGGCAAACTTGTTGTGCAAGCCCTGCAATGGCCTCGTCGCTAAAGCCCTGCGGCCACGGTGGACTCGTCGCATGTTGCGACGGGTGGCAGACTGATCAACAATCGGCATAAcaattgtaaaattaaataaacttattttaataattttaatcaactcctagttatAGTAGGGATATTTTAAATAAACTCAaataaaccctaataaaattatcccattaattatatatattttaaaaatatttttatttatatttttgtattttaaatatttagattattttttattcttaattaatatattttatatttaaaaaaatactgaaactatATCGGCACAACACGATATGATACCGAAATCGTATCATTCTTCAAGATTGAAATCTTGGCACAAGTCGACATTTTAAACCTCGTATAGAACTGAATCTAGACTCCAAACAAGAAAAATAACTTGTGACTAAATCTTGGCACAGatcaagattttaaaccttgtaTTAGAACTAAATCTAGACTCCAAACAAGAAAAACAACTTGTGACTACTTTATCATTATTCATAGAACGAATGCTTAAAACATGAATGGAAAGCAATAGAATTAATAAGAAAACAAGGTATGTTAAGAAATTTAATACCAAGAACAGATCCACCTCGATACATGGTGGACATCAAATACCTCTTCATGAATTTTTGTCATTTCCCGTGCAATAACACATGACCTGATTGTAGTCCAGAATAATTTCATCTTAGTACTTTATTCACAATGTTCATAGAGAGAATGACACTAAATGCACAATAATAAGCAAAGAACAGATAAAATTTGTTTGGTCATATTGAACATCAATGGCACTTTTGTCATTTTATTATAAGTTGTCATACATAATAAATGTGGGTTGTATGTCCCCTGAGAATCAAAAGAAGTATATTTGACTATCCATGAGCCTTTTGTGTTATTTATTATAAAAGGATTTAACAAAAATTACATCTTACTTCAAATTCATGCAAAATACACAGAATATTAATTATTTGAATAAAGTTCATTAATGATAATGGTTCTTCGATTGAGTGGGAACATTTCCACTTAGGATATCACAATAGTGAGGCATTATCCCTATAGCTAAATCAAAATAGTAGGAAGCTATTTTTCATGTTTATTGACTATCTAGCTCACGTCTCTACCAACAAATTCAGCCTTTTGTGGTCCGTACATAACCCAATAGACTGTTGAAGTTTTTGTTGACTAATATTTTCATATCATCTCTTTGAAGTTTTCTTAACAAACTACCTATCTATATGTAACACCCAAAATGATTATGAAAATTTGCACAAGCTCAACCATCATTCAACAGAAAGGTAAAAAGGAatcaattataacaaagaaaCAATCCAAAAAGttgcaaaaaaacaaaaaacaaaaaaatattacTCGTATGGTTAAACCCCCAAAACCTAATTAACATGGGTCAACTTTCGTATAGACCACTATTGAAATCCTTGATGATTTTCTTGTAGATCACCCTCCCTTCACACCAAAGTTCTTTTGCTAAACCCACAAAAGATTTATTGTTATGCTTCATTTTTCTTGTGGTCTATTATTGTAATTATTGATGATTAAAATTCCTGTAGATGTCTCTTCTGCATCTTCGAATCTGTTAATTTATAAACCACCTTTCTCACACGATAGAAAAGCCAAGATTACAAGATATGTGCAAGGAAAAGGAATTAGCATAATATACATGGATGCGTAGCATgggaaatttttttgaaattttgcacTAGCAACAACTTCTATCTCCATTCAGCACAAACATGTAAAACAATCAATTGTACAAATGAAATAATCACACTGATCGGTCAACAAGAATGTACGAGAAAATGTTCCTAGTCACAAATAAGAATTTCTTATCACATGACTAAATGTATCAAGGTAACAAGACTTTCTTGTGAACAATTCGGTTCAATTCTCAGTTTAACCACTATGGAGACTAATTTACCATCAAAAATAACCAGCAACAAACTGTTAGCACTTTGCAATGTTCCAACCACAAGGCATCATAAAATATGACAAGATAATTGAGAAAAAACAAAGATCAGACAGATTTTAAATGACATCTGGAATTATAAACTACCTTGCATCTCCAAAAATTAGGGACGCTTCCTCAAGAAATTGATGAAGCTTATGGGGAGGTACAAAGAATATTTGTGTTGCAGTATCAGCAGCagaaactttaagtttttctCTTCTTGTCCGTGCATGCTTGGATAGAAATCCAACTGCATGCCAAGGAAGTGTAAGAACAAAAGGCCTTAAAGAAAAATCTCACACATAAAAGTAATGTTATAAATAGTTGTCCAGACATATGGGCATATGGATGGTTACCAAATTTGAATTCATCAGTAGACAAGCCACAAGCTGAAAGAGCACAAACTAAAGCTGATGGCCCGGGGATAGGAACAACAGGTATATTTTCTTTCACACATACCTTTGCCTGAAATACAATTCCTTCATTATTTCACAGCATTCAAACTGACAACTTCAAACCATGAACTAAAACTCTTGGTAGCTGAGATCGACAAACTTCCAATATTTTTTCAATCAACAAAGATCTTAAAAGGTTAACTAACCAGTTCCATACCAGGATCACTGATGCATGGGGTACCAGCATCACTAATTAGTGCAATGACTTCACCTAGTCGAAGCTTTTGTAATATCGAACGTTCACGTTCAGACTCATTGAATTTATGATAACTAAGCTACAAAACAAAATTTATATTCAGAGAAAGATAAGTTGATAATATACAATTCCAGATCATGGGAATGCAAAATAATTATAAGTAATGCTACAAACTCACAAGTGGAGTTGTAATTCCATAGTACAGAAGCAACTTCCTAGAATGTCTTGTGTCTTCAGAAAGTATTAAATCTGCAGATTTAAGAATGCGCAATGCCCTGTATTTTGTGTGAATTCATTGTTATGGTAAGAACTAAgataggattttacattttgacaAGAAAACCCAAAAGAAGATGAAATTCTCACAAATAATAATTTATTGTTTGTGTATGTTTTATGTTCCCAATGGAAAAAATCTTACCACGTGTGAGGATTACACAGATTGCATCACAAAAAACTAGATAATTCCTATATGTACAAAAACACACTGTTTTGTATCTTCTTCTCACCCATGGTGCACAACATACCTCCAAAACCTAAAAACACAATTAATTATTCTGCTACTACATTTTTGTAAGAGCTTAAACAAGATCTTTCTTCAAAAACAAATATGAACAACCAAGCCTGTTTACTCTCCTATTTCCTTCAAAGACTTGAAATCAAATTCACATTAGATGCACTACTAAGTttaaatatcatccacatatataTGAGCTATATCTCATTAATCCACCATATTAAAAAGGTATTTTGATCTTTAATTTTCAGTTTTCATCAAGTTCAACGTCTTCAGATTTAAAAGATTGTCTGACAAAATCCCTGTCATTTTTAATCTCATCTTATAAGTAACTTATCTTCATATAAGAATCATAATTAGACTTTTAAATTTAACAACGATTTACCAACAGATCAAATCCATTGCTGATATGTGAGAGAATCAGCTGACTGTGTACATAATATATGATGATCTGGTAAATGTTCTAAATAATGCCCATGAGATTATATAAGATATGCACTGATAATAAATAGATTTTGACAACCCCATAACTCACCGTAAGGTGATATCTTCAAGATTTCCAATTGGCGTTGCAACTAGGTATAAACCAGATTTTACAGGTCCCTGAAAGTTCAAATATTGCACTGTTCAGAAAATGAAAAGTACGGATACTGTGATACAGAATTAGTTAGACTAAGTACATCCATCAACAGAATGATCCCAAAAAACAAATCATAGAATTCAGAATGCACAAAGACAAGTTCACAGGATTAATATCATGGCATTCTAACATGGCTCCTACCACCAAGTTACTTGAGGTATGGTGAGTTTCTTATAAGTCTACAGTACATCATCCAGTGAAAACCACTTCATCGTCAAGCAGGTTAACTAACCATCTTGAAGACGCtagcaaattttttttaatttaatttggaggTCTCTCTGCAACATCAGCTTCGGGCGATTTTATGTGAGAAAGTCTTGTATTCGATGCGTTAAGGCCAGCCCAGGGAATAGTAGCCTTTAGGGAACCCAAAGGggatcaaaaattttaattataatatctTATCTTGGAGACTAATATCTTATCTCGGAGAAGCGCTTTTTTGCGCGGATTTGCCACTatggaaggaaaaaaataaaaggagaggCGCGCAGAGAGCACACCTTGGGCGAAGTGCACTGCGGCAGGCCAAATGCAGCGCAGCGGAATGAACAATTGAAGTGCAGCGGAATGCACAATTCCACAAATTCTAACACTTTGGGTGCATAAAATATCAAATTTTCCTATTACAAACCCAACTTTGACACACCTATCCACATTCTTAACAATTTCATGTAGTATGCTACTACTCAAAAAGAAAGGAAGGGTTTTACTTTACAAGAAAGCAAATAAGGAGAAATAAACCACACCAATTTCGAGGAAACGCCATGTCCATGCTCTTCTTGACGATGCTGCTGCTGGACGTTGGCACCAGAGGTGGAAGATGAGAGACCAAGAAAGTGAGAGGAAAAATGAAGACTACGGAGGGAGTAGGAGAAGTGAGGGGCGGAGGTGGGCACGAAGAACCCAACAATGGCGGACGAAGGCTGCAGAAAGCGTGGGAGCATCGGAGGAACAAATAGGTCTTCTTCGGGACTAGACCGGGAGGTTGCTTGCGTTCAGGATGCCTTTGGTTTTCTCTCTCATCCCCGGAAAAACTAAAtcgaatttagttttgaaaaaaaaaaaataaaacaaagtgcattccaattttaaaaatatcaaaataatactctcatttttaaaaaaatttattgaactACTGAtacattaaaatattttataatttaattaaaattatattaacttaTATTATTGTATCggtttgtttattataataaatttaattaaattatcttatgCTATAGTAATCttgaataaaattattataaataatattaaaaaaaatatttttagatataATTAGATGctcttttttaaaataataataataataataacaaggcacctttaatttttatcaaatattttatctaaGGACAATTTATCAAATAATGTAGGTAAATATATATTTTCCCCAAATATGAATATGATTTTAGAAATGTCCAAATAATATAGTCTTTCTTGTTTTTACGATTCATCTGACAAAAATTACATGCAACCACTCTAAACATTTCTCTCTTTCGTATGCATACAATAAAAAACAAATTTCTCTTTTTTCTACTTACCAATCAGCACCATTGTGttactaaattttgaaaatcaacaacacaatgatgaaaaaaattagaaaaaaaaattatattgttgATTTCTTTATATTGTTCATCCAAAAAAAATCTTGaaccattttttattttgttattgATTTCTAAAACTTAGTAACATCGTTGATACGATGCATAAAGGTGGGGTCCGATAAGGCCAGACAGTTaggagtcaaggggacgtggtagtcagaagtcaagggggcatgacattcagaagtcaaggggacgtgacagtcagcagTTGGGAGAAAGAATGAGTTAGACCATCTGACGTCATCAGCCACATAATTCCCAGGCGGGTACTGACAGATCAGAATCCCAGATCAGAGACATAAGATGCAGCCTGGAGTAAGGTTTGACCTTCCCTCCCTGGCTGGTCTGGTTTTCTCAACCTGATTTGCATAGACAAATCTGGTGCTTTCAGTAAGACAACTCTCGATCAGCCCTTTAGTACTCTAAGCGTGAAAACCCCTCCTCGTCGTAACTCGTCTCCCTCACCAAAACTCGAGACAAGCGCCACACCCTAACAGTCAGCCTGAACGGCTCGTAGCTAAACTTGGGCGGGACAGCAGGCACTAGGCGACAACAATGTCAGAGAATCGTAATCGCATGTCAGGGAATAACGAccatatgtcagggaatattccaattaTCTGCTGTCATCTGCGAATAGAACCTTCTCTCAATCCATAAGAGGGTGTCACATGTCTTCCATCACCCGAAAGGCCCTGACACCCTACATTCTTTGACATCGGTCATGCTCCAAAGGTACACATGgtaatataaaaagggaggtcatctcccttgagcaggtacaCGCACATTCACACTTGTTTTCTACAGTTCTTTtcccttcgtacactgttcttctgagaaaaaaatacctgacttgagcatcggatggCCTGCGTCGGGGACTTTTCCCTTGATTTCTAGTCTCTAACACTTCGTGCGCTTGTTTGAGTGTGCACAGAGACCAAGTACCGCCGGTTTAATCACCGTCGTCCGCCAGTACCATGTGGAGGGTCCATTTTCCTAAGCACACACGCTAGGGGTGTCCGAGTTGTCTCTCCGTCAACACCAACGACATCTCAGCTGACTTTCATTTGACTCAGATTCCGAACAGGATTAATTTAGCGTCGCCTGTGGGAACTTCCTTCACCTGCTCCGGAATGTGatgatggaggagactagaagaATCAACGTCACCATGACAATAGGAGAATACGAACTATTCAAGAAGGTCAAGAGGCAAACGGCTTCCGAAAAATACACCACTGCTTCACATCCACATAAGATGCATGTAATTTCCAAGGACTATACCCATGTCTCATATCGGGGGTCTAAAAGAAAACAACCCAAGAATTTCCCTCAAGCCTTCTATCGGGAGCCCTGCCTGGACCATTA is a window encoding:
- the LOC121980497 gene encoding ribosomal RNA small subunit methyltransferase I-like isoform X2, encoding MLPRFLQPSSAIVGFFVPTSAPHFSYSLRSLHFSSHFLGLSSSTSGANVQQQHRQEEHGHGVSSKLGPVKSGLYLVATPIGNLEDITLRALRILKSADLILSEDTRHSRKLLLYYGITTPLLSYHKFNESERERSILQKLRLGEVIALISDAGTPCISDPGMELAKVCVKENIPVVPIPGPSALVCALSACGLSTDEFKFVGFLSKHARTRREKLKVSAADTATQIFFVPPHKLHQFLEEASLIFGDARSCVIAREMTKIHEEFWRGTLGEANKICSTQQPKGEITLLIEGKMASDENELTDDQLELELKELISKGHSLSVNQAIKSSSGSLSYLL
- the LOC121980497 gene encoding ribosomal RNA small subunit methyltransferase I-like isoform X1; its protein translation is MLPRFLQPSSAIVGFFVPTSAPHFSYSLRSLHFSSHFLGLSSSTSGANVQQQHRQEEHGHGVSSKLGPVKSGLYLVATPIGNLEDITLRALRILKSADLILSEDTRHSRKLLLYYGITTPLLSYHKFNESERERSILQKLRLGEVIALISDAGTPCISDPGMELAKVCVKENIPVVPIPGPSALVCALSACGLSTDEFKFVGFLSKHARTRREKLKVSAADTATQIFFVPPHKLHQFLEEASLIFGDARSCVIAREMTKIHEEFWRGTLGEANKICSTQQPKGEITLLIEGKMASDENELTDDQLELELKELISKGHSLSVAVKLVTGGISARRKHVYALALKLFGKQAAGMDDDSVQDL